TTTTCAAGAAGCTTTCGATTTAGTATTGAAGTTTCCAGACAAAATATTTTTGAATGTTCTTTTTAATATTAATCCAGAAAACAACGACAATCCTTATAAAGCAGTTGTAGAAAGACTATTAACAATTAATAGAACGACGCCAGGAAAAACAGTTGAAGCAATCTCAGATTGGTATATTAAGAGAATGGTTCATAAAAAATGGCTTAAAAAATGGAATGTTGATTCTGTAAGCATGATGATAAATCAGGAAATTCAGAAACAATACGATTGGTGCTCTATGAACAATTTTAATTATACACCCATTAAAATTGTCAATGAAAGGCTGTTTCCAAATGAATACGAATTGAATGAATTGAAATATTTCTTAAATGATTTTGTTGAGGAAGTTCAAGTTTTAGAGAAGACAGCATAAAAAAACAGAAATTTCGACTGTTAAAATAGAAATAGTTAATCCCCCGATTTAAAACCTGCAGTTATGTTAAAGAATATTTTGAAATTGAAAGGTGCAGTAGAGTTGACTGTAAATGAGCTGAAAACAATGAATGGAGATCATGCTCCTATTTGTGAAGATGGATTTAAAGCGAAAAGATGTACAGAATTTGGAACGGTGCCAGCACACTGGAACTGCATACCAAATAGTTATGTCGGAAGCTGTTAAGGAATAAAATATTAAGCATCAAGTTATTAGGGATTTGAGGCTTAGACTCAAAAATGTAAATAACCAATTATGTTAGAAAAAATTTTAAAAAGCAAAGAAACAAGAAAGCTGACAAAAAAAGAGCAGAAAAGCATTTTGGGAAGTGAGTATTCACAAGAACTAAATTGCAATGATACTGCTGTCGAGAAATATTCTGCTTGCTAATTTTAATGTTTAGATAGTAACAATTAAGCACTGTTATTATATAAAAAAGGTATTAATTATGTTAAAGAAGATTTTAAAACTCGAAGGTGCTCAGTACATTAACAAAAGTGTACAGAAGACCATGAAAGGAGGAATTCCAGATTGTTGGGTTTATGCTTTGGAAGCAGGATGCATTTTAATACCGTTAGGCGAATCTTGTCCGCTAAATACATCATCGGGTATTTGTGATACAAGTCGTCTTTGTTGTTGATTTTTAACTTTTTTAAAAGTAATACGATATAGCCTTATTTAGAATTTAGTCATGTTTTTTTTGAATGTATAGGCGCTCGATCGTGGAACATTGAGCAAATTCTCAGTATTGATGATTGGTACTGAGATTCTTAGGAGTTGGTCGCTGTGTTAGTTTTATTTGGTTAGGGTAACCGCGACCATGTCCTAAAGAAATTGTGTTGCTAAAATTTGTTTTTAAATACGAAACAGAGAAGATTATATCTTCTCTGTTTTTTTTATAGATTAACAAGAATTTTTTTTCTTAAATTGGCCTTGAATAAATCAAAATAAATTGAAAAAATTTCCCCATTATAAACAGGCAGATTACAAAGATTGTGGCCCAACTTGTTTAAAAATAATTGCAAAACATTACGGAAAAACAATCAAAATTCAGGAATTGCGTGATGCAAGCGAGACAACTCGTGAAGGAAGTAATTTACTTTTTTTAAGCGATGCTGCCGAAAAGACTGGTTTTAGAACTTTAGGGGTAAAGCTAAGTCTGGAGAGATTAGAAGAGGTGCCCTTGCCTTGTGTTCTGCATTGGAACCAAAACCATTATGTAGTACTTTATAAAATCAAAAAAGGGACATATTATATTTCTGATCCAGCTTTTGGACTAATTCAATATAATAAAGAAGACTTTTTAAAATTCTGGATTGGCAACAATGCTGATGATCAAACAAAAGAAGGTGTAGCGCTGCTACTGGAACCAACACCAGTTTTCTTTCAGTCTGAATTTGATAGACAAGAAGGTGGAGAAATAGGTTTTGGATTATTATCGCATTATATTCTTCGCTATAAATCATTTTTAATACAGTTAAGTATCGGGTTATTGGCAAGCAGTTTACTGCAGCTTATTTTCCCTTTTTTGACTCAAAGTATTGTTGATGTCGGAATCCAAAATCAGAATCTTAATTTTATTTATTTGGTTCTTTTTGCCCAGCTTTTTCTTTTTGCTGGAAGAACAGGTTTGGACCTCATTAGGAGCTGGATTCTACTGCATTTATCAACCCGAATCAATATTTCCCTTATTTCAGATTTCTTTATCAAATTAATGAATCTGCCTATTTCCTTCTTCGATGTCCGAATGACGGGAGATATCATGCAGCGAATAAATGATCATCGCCGTATTGAAAAAATTCTTACCACATCATCGCTCAATGTTCTATTTTCTGTAATTAATATGTTTATAATGGGAGCTGTTTTAGCCTATTATAATCTGCAGATTTTTTTAGTGTTTTTTGCTGGAAGTGTGTTTTACTTTGGTTGGATACTTCTATTCTTAAAAAGAAGGGAAGCATTAGATTATAAACGATTTGCAGAAATTTCGAATGAGCAGAGTAAAGTAATAGAGCTGATAAACGGAATGCAGGAAATTAAGCTTCATAATGCCGAAAAGCAAAAACGATGGGGCTGGGAATATGTTCAGGCAAGGCTTTTCAGGGTTTCTATAAAAGGATTAGTTTTGGAGCAGACCCAAACAATAGGTTCTTCAATTATTAATGAATTAAAGAATATTTTTATCGTATTTCTTTCGGCAAAATTGGTAATTGATGGTTCTATAACTCTAGGTATGATGCTGGCAATCAGCTCGATTGTAGGGAGTTTAAACGGGCCAATAACGCAGCTTATTGAATTTGTTAGGGAGCTTCAGGATGCTAAAATATCTTTAGCCAGATTGTCCGAAATCCATCAAAAAGAAGATGAAGTCCAGCAGGAAGCCAACCAAACAAGTGAAGTTCCGCAAAATGTCGATATAGAAATTAAAAACCTTTCTTTTCGATATTTAGGTTCAGATATTCCTGTTTTAGACAATTTAAGCCTTTTAATTCCCAGCAATAAAGTAACAGCAATAGTTGGTGTTAGCGGAAGCGGTAAAACGACTTTAATGAAGCTGCTGCTCAAGTTCTACGAACCTGAAAAAGGAGAAGTGCTTATTGGAAACGCGCAGCTTAAAAATATTTCGCAACATGCATGGAGATCTAATATTGGAGCCGTAATGCAAGAAGGTTTTATTTTTAGCGATACCATTGCTAATAATATTGCTATTGGGGTTGATAAAATAGATAAAGAAAGACTGCTTTATGCTGCAGATGTGGCAAATATTAAACAATATATCAGTGAGCTGCCTCTAAATTTTAATACCAAGATAGGTTCTGAAGGATTGGGAATGAGTACAGGACAGAAACAGCGTCTGCTTATTGCAAGGGCGGTTTATAAAAATCCTGAAATTTTATTTTTTGATGAGGCCACTTCGGCTTTAGATGCCAATAATGAAAAAGAAATCATGAAAAAACTCGATATCTTTTTCAAAGATAAAACGGTTGTGGTAATCGCGCATCGATTGAGTACTGTTATGAATGCTGATCAGATTGTGGTTTTAGATAAAGGAAAAATCATAGAGATAGGAAGCCATTCGGCATTGGTGGAACAAAAAGGTAATTATTTTGAGTTGGTTAAAAACCAGCTGCAATTAGGAAATTAATCATGAACAAAGATACATTTGAATTAAGAAGCGAAGAGGTTCAGGATATCCTGACCAAAGTGCCACATTGGATGATACGATGGGGAACTGTTTTAATATTTACCATAATTGTTTTACTATTTTTTGTTTCTTGGTTCGTCAAATATCCAGATGTTGTAAAAACAGAAATTGTAATTACAACCAATATTCCGCCAGAGAAGATAGTTTCAAAATCTTCTGGACGCATTGAGGCTATTTTGGTTAAAAATAAAATGCTGGTTGCTAAAAACAGCACATTGGCTATTATTGAAAATACAGCCAATTACAAGGATATTTTTCGATTAAAGGATATTGTTGACAAATACGATATCAACAACTCCCAAAAAGAATTTCCTTTTGAGCTATTGAAAAATACGCAATTCGGTGAAGTAGAAAGCGCGTATGCTGCATTCCAAAAAGATTATCAGGCACAGGAGCTAAATAAAGACCTGCATCCATTTCAGATCGAAAGCAGGGCACAACAGTCCGAAAAAATCCAAATAACAGAAAGGTTGGAAATCCTGCAGCAGCAGAAAATACTTAACGAACGCGAATTGGAGCTTCAGAAAAATGAAGTAGCCCGTTTTGAAACGCTGTTCAATAAAGGAATTATTTCTGCTCAGGAAATGGAAGTTAAAAAATTGAATTTCCTTCAGGCGCAAAAGAACTATCGAAGCCTGCTGTCCTCGATTTCTCAATTGAGGTCTTCTTTGATTGACAACACAAAATCGAGCCAGAATTTGCAAATAAACAGCACTAAAGAAGAGGTTAATCTCGGCCGTAGTGTTTCGCAGTCCTTTTATCAATTGAAAAAAGTGATAAGAGATTGGGAGTTGGCGTATGCTTTAAAATCGTCAATTAGCGGAAAGGTCACGTTTTTGCAGGTTTGGAACGAAAATCAGACCATAAATGTTGGAGATAACGTATTTTCTATTATTCCAGATGCAAAAAACAGTTTCATAGGAAAAGTAAAAGCTCCAGCTTTAAATTCAGGAAAAATAAAAGTGGGGCAAAGGGTTAATATTCGTTTAGCAAATTTTCCTGATAGAGAATTTGGGGTTCTAAAAGGCGAAATCAAAAATATTTCGCTAGTGCCCGATAAAGACGGAAATCTGCTTATAGATGTTGCGCTTCCTAAAGGTTTGAAAACATCATACAATAAACAAATCGCTTTTCAGCAGGAAATGAAAGGAAATGCAGAGATTGTAACCGAAGATCTACGTTTAATTGAGAGAATACTGTATCAGTTTAAAAGCATTTTTGAACAAGTTTAAAAATTAAACCGATCCATAATCTAACCAAAACCACAATTTTAAATGAAAAAAACAGTACTTATTGCATTTTTACTATTATTTCAATTTTCTTTTTCAAAAACAATTACCGAAACTCAAAAGCTAGCTGCAACCTGCAAAATTTGGGGTTTCTTAAAATATTATCATCCAAATGTTGCCGATGGAAGTAAAAATTGGGATGAACAATTATTTCAAATCCTGCCAAAAGTTGAAGAAGCGAAGACTTCTGAGTCATTTTCTCTGGTAATTGAAAATTGGATTGGTTCTTTAGGTGAAATTAAAAAAGGAAAAGCAATAAAGTCGTAAGTCATGCTGAGTTTACTGTAATGAGTTTACAAACGGTCCCTAATTGTGTAGTTATCGGAAGTCAGACTGGTGGAGCTGATGGTGCAAATTACAGATTTCAAATCATTAAAGGATTTGGCTCATCATTTACTTGTTTTGGTGTCTTTTATCCAAATAGAAAAGAAACACAGCGTATAGGTATTGTGCCTGATGTTGAAGTGAAACCAACTATTTTAGGAATTCAGCAAGGGAGAGATGAAGTTTTGGAAAGAGCGGTTCTTTTTGCTAAAAAAGGTAAATAGAAAATCTTAATAGTCTTTGTCAAAGTTTTGAGCTTTGACAAAGATGTTTTTTACATCTTCAAGTAAAAATCTTTAGTAAGTTCAATGTATTCGGGTGTATAAACGTGTCTGTCTATTTCGATAACAAGTTCGTTGATTTCAATTTCCGAAGCTTCATTTCGGCTAAAAGCCAATAAACTACGTTTTATTTCTGATTTTGGAGTTCCTTTTACTCGGGTAATTTTGAAAGGATATAATTCTGCTTCTTTAGCTAAGGCAATAAATTTTTCTTCTTCTTTGAAAGGAAGAATTACAGCTAAAACTCCGTTTTCTGAAAGTAATAAATCGGCAGCTTCAACAATTTCTTCAAAAGGCATTGCATCTTGAAAACGTGCTAAATCACGCTTTTCATTATCTGTTTTGTAATCCTCTGCATAAAAAGGCGGATTCGAAACGATTAAATCATATTCGTCTTCCGGTTCTTCAATAAATTCATCTAAACCAGCGTGAAAACAGAATAATCTATCACTCCAAGGAGAACTTTCAAAATTTTCTACAGCTTGCTCGTACGCCTCTTCATCAATTTCAAGAGCATCAATTTGTTCAGCATGACTTCTCTGTGCTAGCATTAAAGCAATAATTCCTGTTCCGGCGCCAACATCTAAAACACTAAACGGATTATGATGAATAGGAACCCAAGCACCAAGTAAAACACCATCAGTGCCAACTTTCATAGCGGTTTTATCTTGTTTAACAGAAAATTGCTTAAATGAAAACATCGCAGTATATATTGAAATTAAGATTTATTCAGATAGAAAACTGAATACTAAAAACTGTAAACTGAATACTCTTTTAAAGGTACATCTCCACAAGACCTTCAGGAAGATCCATGATTACTTTTTTGTTCTCACGATCGATTTTTACAAGGAAATTATCAATCATAGGAACTAAGATTTCAACTTCGCCATTTAAAACTTCAAAAAGAGGTTGGGCAGTTGAATCGTTTATAGAAGTTATTTTTCCGAAAACACCTAAACGTTTGTCTTCGATTTCGAAGCCAATAACTTCGTGGAAGTAGAATTTATTGCCAGTAAGTTTTGGCAACATAGTTAAA
The Flavobacterium humidisoli DNA segment above includes these coding regions:
- a CDS encoding tRNA1(Val) (adenine(37)-N6)-methyltransferase, with protein sequence MFSFKQFSVKQDKTAMKVGTDGVLLGAWVPIHHNPFSVLDVGAGTGIIALMLAQRSHAEQIDALEIDEEAYEQAVENFESSPWSDRLFCFHAGLDEFIEEPEDEYDLIVSNPPFYAEDYKTDNEKRDLARFQDAMPFEEIVEAADLLLSENGVLAVILPFKEEEKFIALAKEAELYPFKITRVKGTPKSEIKRSLLAFSRNEASEIEINELVIEIDRHVYTPEYIELTKDFYLKM
- the rimM gene encoding ribosome maturation factor RimM (Essential for efficient processing of 16S rRNA), with product MRKEDCFYLGKIAKKFSFKGEVLVYLDTDEPELYENLESVFVEHNKHLVPFFIETSSLHKNDFLRVRFEDVNTEEDADALLGNAIYLPLTMLPKLTGNKFYFHEVIGFEIEDKRLGVFGKITSINDSTAQPLFEVLNGEVEILVPMIDNFLVKIDRENKKVIMDLPEGLVEMYL
- a CDS encoding HlyD family secretion protein; its protein translation is MNKDTFELRSEEVQDILTKVPHWMIRWGTVLIFTIIVLLFFVSWFVKYPDVVKTEIVITTNIPPEKIVSKSSGRIEAILVKNKMLVAKNSTLAIIENTANYKDIFRLKDIVDKYDINNSQKEFPFELLKNTQFGEVESAYAAFQKDYQAQELNKDLHPFQIESRAQQSEKIQITERLEILQQQKILNERELELQKNEVARFETLFNKGIISAQEMEVKKLNFLQAQKNYRSLLSSISQLRSSLIDNTKSSQNLQINSTKEEVNLGRSVSQSFYQLKKVIRDWELAYALKSSISGKVTFLQVWNENQTINVGDNVFSIIPDAKNSFIGKVKAPALNSGKIKVGQRVNIRLANFPDREFGVLKGEIKNISLVPDKDGNLLIDVALPKGLKTSYNKQIAFQQEMKGNAEIVTEDLRLIERILYQFKSIFEQV
- a CDS encoding peptidase domain-containing ABC transporter, which gives rise to MKKFPHYKQADYKDCGPTCLKIIAKHYGKTIKIQELRDASETTREGSNLLFLSDAAEKTGFRTLGVKLSLERLEEVPLPCVLHWNQNHYVVLYKIKKGTYYISDPAFGLIQYNKEDFLKFWIGNNADDQTKEGVALLLEPTPVFFQSEFDRQEGGEIGFGLLSHYILRYKSFLIQLSIGLLASSLLQLIFPFLTQSIVDVGIQNQNLNFIYLVLFAQLFLFAGRTGLDLIRSWILLHLSTRINISLISDFFIKLMNLPISFFDVRMTGDIMQRINDHRRIEKILTTSSLNVLFSVINMFIMGAVLAYYNLQIFLVFFAGSVFYFGWILLFLKRREALDYKRFAEISNEQSKVIELINGMQEIKLHNAEKQKRWGWEYVQARLFRVSIKGLVLEQTQTIGSSIINELKNIFIVFLSAKLVIDGSITLGMMLAISSIVGSLNGPITQLIEFVRELQDAKISLARLSEIHQKEDEVQQEANQTSEVPQNVDIEIKNLSFRYLGSDIPVLDNLSLLIPSNKVTAIVGVSGSGKTTLMKLLLKFYEPEKGEVLIGNAQLKNISQHAWRSNIGAVMQEGFIFSDTIANNIAIGVDKIDKERLLYAADVANIKQYISELPLNFNTKIGSEGLGMSTGQKQRLLIARAVYKNPEILFFDEATSALDANNEKEIMKKLDIFFKDKTVVVIAHRLSTVMNADQIVVLDKGKIIEIGSHSALVEQKGNYFELVKNQLQLGN
- a CDS encoding S41 family peptidase, coding for MSLQTVPNCVVIGSQTGGADGANYRFQIIKGFGSSFTCFGVFYPNRKETQRIGIVPDVEVKPTILGIQQGRDEVLERAVLFAKKGK